The Candidatus Methylomirabilis tolerans genome includes the window ACGGCGAGAATCACCCCGATCTCGGTATTGGTCTTGCCCTGGACCACCCAGTGAAGCACCTCGGCTTCTCGCTTGGTGAGAGCATACGACTTGAAGGGGGCAAGCTCCGGTATCGTCTGCCGCTCCTCTAACACTAATAGGCACCGCTCCGTATCGCACAGGTGCAGGATCAGGAGGCACTTCCGATCACGCTGGATCCGTAGCGGTATCCTGGCAAGCAGGGCTGCATTGGTGCTGCTCAGCAGCGCGTCCTCTTGTTGGATGAACGATCTGAGCGGCTCTGGCAGGCGACCATCCTCTCGTCCGGGCCGTTCGAAATACTCCGCGAACCACTCTTGGGCTCGTGGCGAGATCAGCCGTATTCGCCCATCACGACCAAGGAGTACGACCCCTCGCCCGCTCTTTTCCAACGCCTACCGTAAGAGTTGCGCCTCCTGCCGGATCACTGCGACCGTCCTCGCGTTACCATATAGCTGAACTCGGCACCACCAAAGCGCGTTAGTGATGAAACCATTCCGAGCTGGTCGGGCACAGCAGTCCTGTACGACATGGAAGAACGCTCAACTGCTTACCAGGTCAACCGATCCATTCTCTGCTTCGGTTGTTCGGGACGAGCCGACGAACGTCAAAACGTCTATTGGTAATATTCGTCATTAGAACGTATGTCAAGCTAAATTTTATGGCCACTCATGAGAGTCTTGCACAGACACACGTTGATAGCGTGCAAGAGGCGCAATCTGGCGAACGCACAGCCTAGGCATAGGTCAGGCACCACTGAACAGTATCGTTTGTGAGAGGAAATACCTTTAGCGCAGCGCTGAAGCGGCAAGGCGAACTGAGAAAAAGGCGGTGAAAGCATACTGCCTTCCATTGGGGCTCCAACCTTTTATCGAATTACCAACCCCCCCGATGAATTGCCCGCATTGACGCGACAGTGCAGGTATGCTATCTCTAAGCCATGTCTGAGACCTCACTGGTAACCGCG containing:
- a CDS encoding LuxR family transcriptional regulator yields the protein MEKSGRGVVLLGRDGRIRLISPRAQEWFAEYFERPGREDGRLPEPLRSFIQQEDALLSSTNAALLARIPLRIQRDRKCLLILHLCDTERCLLVLEERQTIPELAPFKSYALTKREAEVLHWVVQGKTNTEIGVILAV